A DNA window from Thermococcus sp. 4557 contains the following coding sequences:
- a CDS encoding M42 family metallopeptidase, whose translation MERMIEILREILEIPSPTGYTKEVLAHIEKKLNEAGIKTRYTNKGALLAYNHPEPELVIAAHVDTLGAMVTGILPNGHLSFTRVGGLHLPAFEGEYCTIITRSGKKYRGTLLLKNPSVHVNKEAGKKERKEENMYIRLDELVEKKEDTEKLGIRPGDFIAFDPKFEYVNGFVKAHFLDDKASVAVMIDLMLDLGAKTLEKLPVAFFFSPYEEVGHGGSAGYPGSIKELLVVDMGVVGEGVAGKETAVSIAAKDSSGPYDYEMTTKLIELAEKHEIPHVVDVFPYYGSDGSAALRAGWDVKVALIGQGVHASHGMERTHVKGMLATKDLIRVYIEEKWRV comes from the coding sequence ATGGAAAGGATGATTGAGATTCTCAGGGAAATTTTAGAGATACCGTCCCCGACGGGCTACACTAAGGAAGTTCTCGCACACATCGAGAAGAAACTGAACGAGGCAGGGATAAAGACCCGCTACACCAATAAGGGAGCTCTTTTAGCCTACAACCATCCGGAGCCGGAGCTCGTCATAGCGGCCCACGTTGACACCCTCGGCGCGATGGTTACGGGAATCCTGCCGAACGGGCACCTGAGCTTCACGAGGGTAGGCGGCCTCCACCTTCCGGCCTTCGAGGGCGAGTACTGCACGATAATCACCCGCTCGGGGAAGAAGTACCGTGGAACGCTTCTCCTCAAGAACCCCAGCGTCCACGTCAACAAGGAGGCCGGAAAGAAGGAGCGCAAGGAGGAGAACATGTACATCCGCCTGGACGAGCTCGTCGAGAAGAAGGAAGATACAGAGAAGCTCGGCATAAGGCCCGGCGACTTCATAGCCTTCGATCCGAAGTTCGAGTACGTCAACGGCTTCGTTAAAGCTCACTTCCTCGACGACAAGGCGAGCGTCGCAGTGATGATCGACCTGATGCTTGATTTAGGTGCCAAGACCCTCGAAAAGCTCCCTGTGGCGTTCTTCTTCTCGCCCTACGAGGAGGTCGGGCACGGCGGTTCGGCAGGCTATCCAGGGAGCATAAAGGAGCTCCTCGTCGTTGACATGGGCGTCGTTGGAGAGGGCGTCGCGGGGAAGGAAACCGCGGTATCGATAGCGGCCAAGGACTCGAGCGGTCCGTACGACTACGAGATGACGACGAAACTCATCGAGCTGGCCGAGAAGCATGAGATTCCCCACGTCGTTGACGTATTCCCCTACTACGGCTCTGACGGTTCCGCCGCCCTCAGAGCCGGCTGGGACGTTAAGGTCGCCCTCATCGGCCAGGGAGTGCACGCGAGCCACGGCATGGAGAGAACGCACGTCAAGGGCATGCTCGCGACGAAGGACCTCATCAGGGTCTACATTGAGGAGAAGTGGAGGGTCTGA
- a CDS encoding ABC transporter substrate-binding protein — translation MRSTIVLSLLVLVLLAPLAEAGEWVPVEVIEFQGIQTRETALQQVASGEYDVGLFSLPAGDYLGLSKDLLENLELYKTVVSYVDLTFNTYHDPDKEAPIVTRGDETYLNPFAIREVRFAMNYLVSREHVAGEIYGGNAAPMFGCVRPSHPASGYIEPVYAAMNFTAGGNEELALQVIETAMKEAAGEIARYGHRLEKVNGTWHFDGRPVTVKLAVRTEDERAKLGVYIAEQLRKAGFAVEMVYLDRQKASKVIFNEPPSDYEWNVYTGRWFADKSSGLWMDDYAAWFYSAWYSYLPGRVGPEHRNTVTVLDFLREVGNGNPDRGLEAIGAEYYGRASELGEMLNWTEEELTRLLYNLSAEVNGESYAITSAGQYWDLQKLAVGIGIMESARVFLVEEWELSPVNRERVRGVAPDSTTGILNRWSLLGASTPDGVLRVAYFVPTCGLCGAFNPVDGFDSPIVPVSLWGFVHAPGGRVGSGGLYEPYGCNWTVERGNFTVPEDAVVYNQTLGWVSPHAGETAVVRVTFTCRPVMWHDGVELRGADFKYYLAFLYTWAYRDGPDDPYYDENLEDTAESLSDVLSFEFTGNGYVVYGTYAHPFADDVTARHYLHYPTFPWELYHAMGELVARPGEYGIVRDYSFSRGPLCLNLLEREHAMDLKRVLELLEGRKEVPSAIAGDVDDPTEGYERAVAWIGERGHAFISNGPFYIEKCEPRNLYLELRAFGGVSSIPSPASVPTPSTQEPTGGPEGHQTATNTSLIHAIGLAGLLILVLMILMRWKR, via the coding sequence ATGCGGTCAACAATCGTCCTTTCCCTGCTCGTCCTCGTTCTTCTGGCACCGTTAGCGGAGGCCGGGGAGTGGGTCCCCGTGGAGGTAATCGAATTCCAGGGGATTCAGACCCGCGAGACTGCCCTTCAACAGGTGGCCAGCGGTGAATACGACGTCGGACTCTTCTCCCTTCCGGCCGGGGATTACCTCGGTCTGAGTAAGGACCTCCTCGAAAACCTCGAGCTTTACAAGACCGTCGTCTCGTACGTGGACCTGACCTTCAACACCTATCACGACCCCGACAAGGAGGCCCCAATCGTCACCCGGGGGGACGAGACCTACCTTAATCCCTTCGCCATCCGGGAAGTCAGGTTTGCGATGAACTACCTCGTGAGCAGGGAGCACGTCGCCGGGGAGATTTACGGAGGCAATGCTGCACCGATGTTCGGCTGTGTGAGGCCCAGCCACCCGGCCAGCGGGTACATCGAGCCCGTCTACGCCGCCATGAACTTCACGGCCGGGGGGAACGAGGAACTCGCCCTCCAGGTGATTGAGACTGCGATGAAGGAAGCCGCGGGGGAGATCGCCAGGTACGGCCACAGGCTGGAAAAGGTAAACGGCACCTGGCACTTCGATGGCCGGCCGGTAACCGTCAAGCTCGCCGTCCGCACCGAGGACGAGAGGGCAAAACTGGGCGTATACATCGCCGAACAGCTCAGAAAAGCCGGCTTCGCCGTGGAGATGGTTTACCTCGACAGGCAAAAGGCCAGCAAGGTCATATTCAACGAGCCTCCGAGCGACTACGAGTGGAACGTTTACACCGGCCGCTGGTTCGCCGATAAAAGCTCCGGCCTCTGGATGGACGACTACGCCGCCTGGTTCTACTCGGCATGGTACAGTTACCTTCCCGGAAGAGTTGGGCCGGAGCACAGGAACACCGTCACGGTCCTGGATTTCCTCAGGGAAGTCGGCAACGGCAACCCTGACAGGGGGCTGGAGGCAATCGGTGCCGAGTACTACGGCAGGGCCTCGGAGCTAGGGGAGATGCTCAACTGGACGGAGGAGGAGCTGACAAGGCTTCTCTATAACCTCAGCGCCGAGGTGAACGGCGAGAGCTACGCGATAACCAGCGCCGGCCAGTACTGGGACCTGCAGAAGCTGGCGGTTGGCATCGGAATAATGGAAAGCGCCAGGGTTTTCCTCGTCGAGGAGTGGGAACTCTCGCCCGTGAACAGGGAGCGGGTTAGGGGCGTAGCCCCCGATTCGACCACCGGAATCCTCAACCGCTGGAGCCTGCTGGGGGCGAGTACCCCGGACGGAGTGCTCAGGGTGGCGTACTTCGTCCCCACCTGCGGACTCTGCGGCGCCTTCAATCCCGTCGATGGTTTTGACAGCCCCATCGTCCCGGTCAGCCTCTGGGGCTTCGTCCATGCCCCCGGCGGCCGTGTTGGAAGTGGCGGACTCTATGAACCCTACGGGTGCAACTGGACGGTCGAGAGGGGCAACTTCACGGTTCCGGAAGATGCCGTCGTCTACAACCAGACCCTGGGCTGGGTGAGTCCCCACGCCGGGGAGACGGCCGTCGTCAGGGTGACCTTTACCTGCCGCCCGGTGATGTGGCACGACGGTGTGGAGCTTAGAGGTGCGGATTTCAAGTACTACCTGGCGTTCCTCTACACCTGGGCCTACAGGGACGGTCCGGACGACCCCTACTACGACGAGAACCTGGAAGACACGGCCGAATCGCTCTCAGATGTCCTGAGCTTCGAGTTCACCGGCAACGGTTACGTGGTCTACGGTACCTACGCCCACCCCTTTGCCGATGACGTAACGGCCAGGCACTACCTCCACTACCCCACGTTCCCCTGGGAACTGTACCACGCCATGGGAGAGCTTGTTGCCAGGCCGGGCGAGTACGGGATAGTCAGGGATTACTCGTTCAGCAGAGGGCCCCTGTGCCTCAACCTCCTGGAGAGGGAGCACGCGATGGATCTGAAGAGGGTACTCGAGCTTCTGGAGGGGAGGAAAGAAGTTCCTAGTGCAATAGCAGGGGACGTGGACGACCCGACGGAGGGCTACGAGCGGGCGGTGGCGTGGATTGGGGAAAGGGGCCACGCCTTCATAAGCAACGGGCCGTTTTACATCGAGAAGTGCGAGCCGAGGAACCTGTACCTGGAGCTGAGGGCATTTGGAGGAGTATCTTCGATTCCCTCCCCGGCATCGGTTCCAACGCCATCTACCCAGGAACCAACCGGCGGGCCGGAAGGACACCAAACGGCCACCAACACCTCGCTCATACATGCAATTGGCCTGGCGGGCCTTTTGATACTGGTACTGATGATCCTGATGAGATGGAAAAGATGA
- a CDS encoding AEC family transporter produces MNIAEMLALIAVGYVLKRLVKSERPFDYLRIIVNDFLLALFIFGNVASKDLNYLLGIKTVFLYVFIIVGLSLSTSYLYGRFKLKNDPWAGALMVLSVYPNTAALGFPIASLFLDDITPAILYSTTNSMIVIPIVTFIAAHYSSGGASVKDSFIKALKFPPTVANLFALALVIGGVHLPAQILEPVKTVGWLSIPLLIIYFGSRITLRSFDWRKLAEVGAFRIAIPFTFVFLTLRWARPEVFYSILVEASMPPAIAANAILAQYRLKAEEAISVTFVLTLLVIGLFMVLSALTG; encoded by the coding sequence ATGAACATCGCCGAGATGCTCGCCCTCATAGCGGTCGGCTACGTCCTCAAGAGGCTGGTTAAATCGGAGAGGCCCTTTGACTACCTCCGAATTATTGTGAACGACTTTCTCCTTGCGCTTTTCATCTTTGGGAACGTTGCGAGTAAGGATTTGAACTATCTGCTGGGCATCAAAACAGTCTTTCTCTACGTTTTTATCATCGTGGGACTAAGTCTCTCGACCTCCTACCTTTACGGGCGCTTTAAGCTCAAAAACGACCCCTGGGCCGGCGCGCTGATGGTTCTCTCGGTCTACCCCAACACGGCAGCGCTTGGTTTTCCCATAGCGAGCCTCTTCCTCGACGATATAACACCCGCGATACTATACTCCACGACCAACTCGATGATAGTCATCCCAATCGTCACCTTCATAGCGGCCCACTACTCCAGCGGCGGCGCGAGCGTTAAGGACAGCTTCATCAAGGCCCTCAAGTTCCCGCCGACGGTGGCGAACCTCTTCGCCCTTGCACTCGTCATAGGCGGCGTTCATCTTCCTGCCCAAATCCTTGAGCCGGTAAAAACCGTCGGCTGGCTCAGCATACCCCTGCTCATCATCTACTTCGGCTCCCGGATAACGCTGAGGAGTTTCGACTGGCGCAAGCTCGCTGAAGTTGGGGCCTTCAGGATAGCGATTCCATTCACCTTTGTTTTCCTCACCCTCCGGTGGGCGAGACCCGAGGTCTTCTACTCGATCCTCGTCGAGGCCTCGATGCCGCCGGCGATAGCGGCCAACGCGATTCTGGCCCAGTACCGCCTGAAGGCCGAGGAAGCGATAAGCGTCACCTTCGTGCTGACCCTGCTCGTCATAGGGCTCTTCATGGTTCTCAGCGCGCTGACGGGCTGA